One window of the Saccopteryx bilineata isolate mSacBil1 chromosome 2, mSacBil1_pri_phased_curated, whole genome shotgun sequence genome contains the following:
- the SOST gene encoding sclerostin translates to MQLSLALCLVCLLVHAAFRVVEAQGWQAFKNDATEIIPELGEYPEPPPELENNKTMNRAENGGRPPHHPFETKDVSEYSCRELHFTRYVTDGPCRSAKPVTELVCSGQCGPARLLPNAIGRGKWWRPNGPDFRCIPDRYRAQRVQLLCPGGAAPRARKVRLVASCKCKRLTRFHNQSELKDFGPEAARPQKGRKLRPRARGAKANQAELENAY, encoded by the exons ATGCAGCTCTCTCTTGCCCTGTGTCTTGTCTGCCTGCTGGTGCATGCAGCCTTCCGTGTGGTGGAGGCCCAGGGGTGGCAAGCATTCAAGAATGATGCCACGGAAATCATCCCTGAGCTGGGCGAGTACCCTGAGCCCCCGCCAGAGCTGGAGAACAACAAGACCATGAACCGGGCAGAGAATGGAGGGAGGCCTCCCCACCACCCTTTTGAGACCAAAG ATGTGTCTGAATACAGCTGCCGCGAGCTGCACTTCACCCGCTACGTGACGGACGGGCCCTGCCGCAGCGCCAAGCCGGTCACCGAGCTGGTGTGCTCCGGCCAGTGCGGCCCGGCGCGCCTGCTGCCCAACGCTATCGGCCGGGGCAAGTGGTGGCGCCCGAATGGGCCCGACTTCCGCTGCATCCCCGACCGCTACCGCGCGCAGCGCGTGCAGCTGCTGTGTCCCGGCGGCGCGGCGCCGCGTGCGCGCAAGGTGCGCCTGGTGGCCTCCTGCAAGTGCAAGCGCCTCACCCGCTTCCACAACCAGTCCGAGCTCAAGGACTTCGGGCCAGAGGCCGCGCGACCGCAGAAGGGCCGGAAGCTGCGGCCCCGCGCCCGGGGCGCCAAAGCCAACCAGGCCGAGCTGGAGAACGCCTATTAG